TAACTATACAAGATTCGTCCATTCTCAATCTCCTCATAAATTTGAAACATTAACATAATTCTTTTCCTTACGAGTTTGTTGTTATATATTGTGATGGTAGATAAATTCTAATTAGCAGGGGGAGGATCCGCTGGGGGTGCTTGTTACCCCCTCCAAAAATATAAATTTTAATTTAGTTTATACTAGTATTGAGCTGATTAACCTTTTTCCCATTGCAAATGATCATATGTGTAATTGTTAATTGTTTATGATCCAAACTCTAAAATCAGTGAACTTATACGGTTCTCAACTATCTCTAACAAGATAATACTAATCACAGTTAGCATTTGGATGAACAGTAAATATGTACATCGATCAAGCAAATTTAATTTGTGTGCTTTCAAGTTTGTTTTATAAGGCCGAAGCAATTCCTTTTTGGTAAGAGAGCAATCACTATTCCAAACTTAACACCGTCATTTTGCAGGTGTGTTCACCTATTAATAGTAGGCATGTAACGCGACGTCCCCGAAGGCCCGCGAAAGTGATAAGCCAATACATATTAAACTAATCCAACTCAACCCAGTTAACCTATTTTTTCTAATCCACACGGCACCACAGCAACATTGAACCAAAGCCAGGAGAATCACAGGTTGCAAGGCAAAGTAAGGGAAATGACAAGAGGATCAAATAGCAGAAGGCAACGGTTTCACAATTGCTAAGAATAAATATCGATAATGGTCAATACAGCATTTGTTTCACATTTAGGGCAAACCAAAATAGTAAGCAGCAGACATGTCTTTGTTGTATAACTAGTATATATATAGTGTACGATAACCAGACAGATATTTAGAACGAAATAAGAGTTCCCTATCACGAGCGAGTGACACGGCTAAGAACCAGAAGCAAATCAATTAATACGTAGCTTAGGACGAACGGCATAATGATCTCCCATCTAGGGTTTTAGGCGCGTTCGCCACGGATGCGGCGGGCGAGCTGGATGTCCTTGGGCATGATGGTGACGCGCTTGGCGTGGATGGCGCAGAGGTTGGTGTCCTCGAACAGCCCGACGAGGTACGCCTCGGCGGCCTCCTGGAGCGCCAGCACGGCGTGGCTCTGGAACCGCAGATCGGTCTTGAAGTCCTGGGCGATCTCCCGCACGAGGCGCTGGAAGGGCAGCTTGCGGATGAGCAGATCCGTGCTTTTCTGGTACTTGCGGATCTCCCTCAGCGCCACCGTGCCGGGCCTGTAGCGGTGGGGCTTCTTGACGCCGCCGGTGGTCGGGGCCGACTTCCTCGCCGCCTGAAAAGAAAACGCCACAATCGAAACCGTCGATCATCAGCGAAGCAGCAACTGATCGGATCCGGGGAAGAAGGAGACAAGGGAGGCGGCGAGACGCACGATGGTGGTGGCGAGCTGCTTGCGGGGGGCCTTGCCGCCGGTGGACTTGCGAGCGGTCTGCTTCGTACGCGCCATCTCCTTGGTCGGTTCCTCCTCGACTTGCGCTGTGGGATTTGGGTGGTTAAACTCGAACGGCTGGACGACGGGTGCGGAGGCAATTTATATACGTGAGGGGGCGCTGGGGAAACGTGGACCGAGGCGGTTTCCTTTGACCGCTCGGGAGGAAAAAGGGTTCCGGGATGGCCTCGGTGATCCACATGCTCGGCGCTGGTTCGTCATGGAGCGACAATGTGCGGATCAGTGACCTGGCGGTGGTGTAATTCGGCTCATATTACCTTTTTGGAAACACCAAGTCGGTtggccttttattttggcactaGCAAATATATAACCGTGTGTTGCAATGGGTGAGAAAAAAATCACAGTTCATACCCCAATAAGCATGATCTAAACCGCATGGATGGAGTTGAGGTAGTCCAACTGGAGAAGCCGCGACGGCATCCAGGGCCACACCGCGCCGGAAACCCAAGCAAATAGGTTTAACCGCAAGGACGCGTACGGAGAAGGCAAGAGGATCCGACGGAGAATTAAAGGA
The sequence above is a segment of the Triticum urartu cultivar G1812 unplaced genomic scaffold, Tu2.1 TuUngrouped_contig_5425, whole genome shotgun sequence genome. Coding sequences within it:
- the LOC125529203 gene encoding histone H3.3-like codes for the protein MARTKQTARKSTGGKAPRKQLATTIAARKSAPTTGGVKKPHRYRPGTVALREIRKYQKSTDLLIRKLPFQRLVREIAQDFKTDLRFQSHAVLALQEAAEAYLVGLFEDTNLCAIHAKRVTIMPKDIQLARRIRGERA